One Archangium violaceum genomic window, CCAGCAGCGCCGCCCGGCTCCCCGAGCCCTGCTGGGTGGTGCTGTTGAGGAAGCGCTCGCGCAGGGGCCTGTTGAGGGTCAGCGTGAGCACGGCCAGTCCCAGCACCGCGGCGCAGGCCGGGAGGGCCACGCGCCTCGGCAGGCCGAGCAGCACCACCAACCCCATCACTCCCACGAGGGCCACGCTGGCCGCTCGCGCGTAGGGGAAGAGGCCCACGGAGACGAGCCCCACCGCCGCCACGCACAACGCCGCCGTCCGTCGCCGCCCCTCCAGGAGCAACCCCATGCCCAGGGCGAAGGCCACGATCATGCCGCCGATGTGCGAGAACTTCAGCCGGTGGAACAGCAGGCCTCCGGCCATGAAGCGGTTCTCCGTGCCGGGAACGAGCTCATAGACGCGATCGAACGGAAGGCGCGTCCACGCGAACGGAGCCCAGGCCTCGGGCCCGGGCCACACGCCGAAGTGCTGCAGCCCCGCCACCGCGCACGACACGAGGAACACCCCGCCCAGCACCCACGCCAGGCGCACCCTGCGCGCGTCCGACAGCTGGCCGAGCGCCACCGCCGCCACGGGGATGCCCACGAAGTCCAGCAGGCGAGCCACGCCCGTGCCGCTCGGCGGATGGCCCGACAGCGTCGGTACCAGCAGGGCCCACGCGAGGAAGGCCACCAGGGGGGCCCAGGCGCGCAGCGCTCCGCGCACCGTGACGCCTCTCCGCCAGGCCGCCCCCAGTGCCCCCAGCGCGCAACCCGCGAACCCCACCGCCGCGAGCCCCTCCAGGAACAAGCACCCCACGCCCCACAGGGCCAGACACACCAGCAACCCGCGCTCGAGCACCCCGGCGCGAACGGTCACGCCCCGCTCCTCCCCAGCAGGCCCTCACCACGCAGCCACAACACGGTCGCGGCCACCACCAGCAGCATGGCCGGGAGCCACGCGGCCACCACGGGCGACATGCGTTCGGAGAGCGCCAGCGTCCGGGCCACCACGATCAGGCTCCACATCGTCACGGAGATGAGCAACCCCTCGACGATGGCCACCGTCAGGTGTCCCTTGCGTCCCGGGCGCAGCGCCAGCCCCACCGCCAGCATCGCCGCGGGGAAGCCCGCCAGCGGGTAGGCGAAGCGGTTGTGCAGCGTGAGCGAGAACTGCCGTGTACTCAGCCCCACCTCTCCGCGCGCGATGATCTGCTCACGCAACACCGGCACCCGCATCTGTTCGGGCCGCCCAGGGCGGATGCGGAAGATCTGGGGAGTGGCTCCCAGGTCGTACTCGGCCTCCTCCAGCTCTCGCACCTGGGACTGGCCGTCCTTCGTGAAGGAGCGCTCCACCACGCCCTCGAGCTTCCAGCGCGTGCCCTCCACCGGGAGCATGCGCTTCGCGTCCAGGCGACGCGCCAGCCGGAACTCCGGGGTGACGGTGAGGATCGCCACCTGTTCGAAGCCCTCCTGCGCGCTGCCTCCGCGCAGGTAGAAGATGTGGTCACCCTTGCGGAACCACTGCTTGGGGTTGTGATACAGGCCCCAGTCACCCCAACGGTTGAAGCGCTGGATGGAGATCTCCTCCACGCGCTGGGCCGCCTTGACGACGACCCACTCGTCGAAGGCCACGAGCCCCACGCACGCCACCGCCACGCACAACGCCACCGGCAGGTAGAGGGCGTTGGGTCCGAAGGTGAGGGACTGCATCGCCGTCACCTCGCCGCGCTTGCGCAGGGAGGACACCGAGGCCCCCGCCGCCAGGAGCAGCGCCGCCGGCCCGAGCTGCTGCGTGGCCACCAACGCCTTGTTGGCGTACAGCAGCATCACGTTCCACACCCAGCCCTCGCCGGTGTAGTTGCGCGCCCGGTCCACGAAGTCCACCACCAGGAACACCGTGAGCACGGCGGCGAGGATGCCCACCGAGAACACGATGTACGTGCGGGCCACGTACCGGAAGAGCGTCCCGTTCACCGCACCGTCCCCGAGCGGCTGACGCGGTACATGGCCACCAGGCCCGCCACGCAGAAGACGATGTTGGCCAGCTGGCCCGCCAACAGCACCGGCATCTTCCCCTGCTGGCCCATCTGCTCGAAGAAGCGCATGAGCAGGTAGAAGAGCACGTAGCCGCCCAGCGTGAACAGGTAGCCCCACGCGCGCCCGCCCTGCCTGCGCCCGATGGCCAGCGGCGTGCCCAGCAGCGCGAAGGACAACGGCGCGAGCGCGTGGCCCACCCGGTTGTGCAGCGACATCAGGAAGGGCCGGGGATCTCCCCCGGTGCGCTGGGCCTCGTCGGCCGCCTGCAGCAGCTCGCTCGGCGTGAGCTCCTCCTTCGGCGAGCGGAAGCGGTTGCGCCGCCCCATGGAGCCCTCCACGCCCACGGCGATGTCCCCCTGCTGGAAGGTGACGACCGAGTAGGACGCGGCGCTCGGGTCCGCCCGGTGTGCCTCGCCATCGCCCAGCTCCAGCGTCAGCACCT contains:
- a CDS encoding O-antigen ligase family protein — its product is MTVRAGVLERGLLVCLALWGVGCLFLEGLAAVGFAGCALGALGAAWRRGVTVRGALRAWAPLVAFLAWALLVPTLSGHPPSGTGVARLLDFVGIPVAAVALGQLSDARRVRLAWVLGGVFLVSCAVAGLQHFGVWPGPEAWAPFAWTRLPFDRVYELVPGTENRFMAGGLLFHRLKFSHIGGMIVAFALGMGLLLEGRRRTAALCVAAVGLVSVGLFPYARAASVALVGVMGLVVLLGLPRRVALPACAAVLGLAVLTLTLNRPLRERFLNSTTQQGSGSRAALLETGLCALRQSPVTGVGPGRFQARLYATPDMPEQAREHPGKSHNQFLSMAAETGVPGALLFVVLLGWLARRLPRTRPEGLGALGALVFFCLLSLLHDPLFHTQASQAFVLILGAGFAGPPVPENKRSAS
- a CDS encoding LptF/LptG family permease; protein product: MNGTLFRYVARTYIVFSVGILAAVLTVFLVVDFVDRARNYTGEGWVWNVMLLYANKALVATQQLGPAALLLAAGASVSSLRKRGEVTAMQSLTFGPNALYLPVALCVAVACVGLVAFDEWVVVKAAQRVEEISIQRFNRWGDWGLYHNPKQWFRKGDHIFYLRGGSAQEGFEQVAILTVTPEFRLARRLDAKRMLPVEGTRWKLEGVVERSFTKDGQSQVRELEEAEYDLGATPQIFRIRPGRPEQMRVPVLREQIIARGEVGLSTRQFSLTLHNRFAYPLAGFPAAMLAVGLALRPGRKGHLTVAIVEGLLISVTMWSLIVVARTLALSERMSPVVAAWLPAMLLVVAATVLWLRGEGLLGRSGA